ATGCGTCTCCCCTACGCCGACGGCCACCTACCGACTTTTGATGTCAAAACAGTAGGGGCACGGCATGCCGTGCCCCTACCGCCTCGCCGGTGGCACACCTGAACAATCTACTTTCCCGATCAAGAAGTGGTATTACTCCGGCCAGCGGTAACGCACGCCCGGCGGCAGGCGAAGGGTCTCATCACCCAACCGCCCCAGGCTAAAGGTTGTTCCGTCTGGACTGCGTTCGAGACGGGCATATTCCGTCCATTGCACAATCCAACCGTTGCGCTGAATTTCGCCACTGAGTGTCTGGCCCAGTGTTGCACCAAACACTTCCGGTACCGAAAAACCGGCACAGACAGTATGCGCCGGGGAATATCCCTGACACTGCGTGCTGCGCAGGGTTTCCGCCAGGTACAGTTCAGTACCGAGCGGGCGCATGCGGACGCTCCCGTCCCGCCATTCCAGGCATGTCCGTTCAAAGCATTGAAACCAGCCCCAGGCGAAGGGTACCGCAGGTGTCAGGGGGAACCCACTCCGTTCGAGCGCACCTGTCTCGGCCCAAAACCGCATGAAGGTTGCCGGGACGAAATAGCCGGTTTCGGCAAAGAACATCCCTCCCTGGGGTTCGACATACAGGTCGGCAACCGGTTGGGGTGGAAGTAACTCATTGCCGTTCTGGTCGCGCAGTCCCACAGCGATCTGATAATTGCCGGGCAGCAGCTCTACCGGTAGTTCGATTGGTTGCAGGTGGTCAATCGGGCTGGCTTCCGGCCAGCGTGATGGCGGCAGGGCGCCGTAGATCAGACGACGCTCACTCTGGATTGCTACCCGATCACCGGCGAAGCGTAGCTGCACCACCACACTGAGATCGTCAGTAGGATGGGGATCGAGGCGTGACCAGCGCAAATTGATCACCACCAGGTCGCCCGGCTCGTACTGCGCACCGGGCGGCGGGGTAAGTTGCACGCCAACCAGTTGAATGCCACCCCCGCTTAACGGCTGCAACGGCGGGTAGGTTGGGCCAGTGGCAATCGGACGGTAGCGGTCAATGATCCCAATCGAGCCATCCTGGGCGTAGCGATGGCGAATAATGGCGATCATCTCCGGCGTCAGCCAGTTGCCGAGGTAGTCGAGCAGGATGAGCGGCGGATTGCCGTTGGCCAGTTCGTACAGAATGGGGGTCTGGTCGGCTAAACCCTGGTCGAGTAACTGACGAAATTCAAACACCGGGATGCGGGCCAGCACTCCCGCCCCGCTGGCCAGGCCGGGCAGATCGGTAAAGATGACATTGCCCGCGGCCTGGGCTTCGGCGGCCAGCACCGTGTTGGTTCGGCTCAATGCTGCCAGCACTGCCGCTTCACGTTGGGCATCGGCCCACAGCCCGTAGCGCCCTATCGCCAGGCGCGGTGGGGATGGTTCGAGTAATCCCGCCGGTCGCAGGCGATTGGCATCCCAGCGTGGCGGATAGTAGAGGAGACTGATAATCATCAGAGCAGGCAGACTAAGCTGAAGCAGCGGTCGTTGCGTGAAGCGAGTTGATACAACTGACCAGCCCAGGCCGCTTAACCAGATCAGCCCCGCATACCACTCGAAGAAGTAATTGGCATAGGCACCAACCTTGCCGACCCCGATAGCGCCGACGGTGCCGGCGAGGAGATAGGCCAGCACCGGCAGCAACAGCGCCCGTTGGTTGCTGTGCCACACCACACCACCACCGATCAGCGCAGTAATGAGGAGCGGCCAGCGTAGCGTCAATTGCTGACGCCAGAAATCGGTAGCCAGGGTTGGTTCCCAGCGGTTAGCATTCGCGGCAATAACGTGCAGGAAGAACCAGCCCTGGGTTAGCCATACCAGACCGACAACGATACCGCCGCCAGCTATCAGCGCCGTCGTGAAAAAGGTGATTGCTGCTCGAACGGTGGGTGCTGTTGGTTGGGAACGATGACGAATCCATTCAGCGACGAAATAGACCCCGACGGCGGTCGGCCCGGCGATCAGCGATGGTTTGGTCAAGAGACATCCAACCGCCAGCAAGCCGGCTACTATTCCACGCGGTATTGCCGGGATGCGCTCATGACGGGCTACCCACACTGCCCACAAGCCCAGCGCCACTCCGGGTAAATCGACCCGCATGAATGGCATCCATTCAATAACCACCGGAATAGTCAACCAGATCAGAGCTATCCACGCGCTGCGGCGTCCGATCAACGCAGCCAGCGCAGCCGCGCCGGCCAGAGCACCGCCGAGCGCAACCAGACGCCCAGCCAGCAAGGGGTCGTTGGTGATCCATGCCAGCATAGTGCTGAGGATCAGGAAGAGTGGCGGATAATTGACGATCAAAAACGGTTCCTGACTCGGATTGGCGTACAACTGCCAGATCGGTCTCCCGGCTAGAAGCTGATCGATCTGGGCCAGCAATGGCCCCTCGCCGTAGTCGATGGGGAAGGGAAAGCCAGCCAGCAGGCGTACATGATCGAACGCATACCAGAGGTACACCACGACCAAACCGATCAAGATCATCATCAAAAGCCGGCGACCAATGAGCAACATAGAACGCATATGGTAAGATTAAACACGCTGAGCAATGGCGCTCAGATATGTCACAAAAGGAGAACTGTTATGACCAGCCAACGCATTGCTCGCCGCATTCGCGCCGTCCCACCATCAGGCATTCGCCGTTTCTTCGATATTGCCGCCACCATGCCCGATGTCATTTCGCTCGGCGTTGGCGAGCCTGATTTTATCACGCCTGACCAGATTCGTGCTGCCGGTCAGGCATCGATTGACCGTACCACGGCTTATACCTCAAATTCTGGTCTGCTGGAATTGCGGGTTGCCCTCGCCGAACATCTGGCCCGCCGCTATGGTGTGCAATACGATCCCGAAACCGAACTGCTGATTACCGTCGGTGTCAGCGAAGCGATGCTGGGGGCGGCTCTGGCGCTTCTCGATCCTGATGATGAAGTGTTGGTGCCTGAACCCTGCTTTGTGGCGTATCCGGCCTGTGTTACCTTTGCCGATGCGCGTGTCGTCTACGTACCGACGAACGTAGCTGATGGCTTTCAAGTCAGTGGCGCAGCCCTGGAAGCGGCAGTAACACCACGCACCAAAGCGATTCTGATCGGCTATCCCAACAATCCAACCGGTGCTGTGCTCAGTCGTGAACGGTTGCTGGAAGTCGCCGCGGTTGCCGAGCGGCACGATCTGATCGTCATCTCCGATGAAATCTACGACCGGTTAGTGTACGGCGTCGAACACACCTGCTTTGCCGCCTTGCCGGGTATGCGCGAGCGAACCGTCTTGCTGGGCGGCTTCTCGAAGGCATACGCCATGACCGGTTGGCGCCTGGGTTGGCTGGCGGCACCGGCTGAGATCACGGCTGCCGTGCGCAAATTCCATCAATATGCGATTATGTCGGCCCCGACGATGAGCCAATATGCCGGTCTGGAAGCATTACTGCACGGCGAAGAAGCGGTGCAGGCCATGGTACGCGAATATGATCGGCGGCGAAAAGTTATCGTCTCCGGCTTAAACAGCATCGGTCTGCCAACCTTTGAGCCACAGGGGGCATTCTACGCCTTTCCCCAGGTTGGGCATCTTGGGCTAACCAGTGAAGCCTTCTGTGAACAATTGCTACACAGTGAACAGGTTGCCGTGGTACCAGGTGACGCCTTTGGGCCGAGCGGTGCCGGCTTTGTCCGTGCCTGTTATGCTACTGCCCTCAACAAGATTGAAGAGGCCCTCGAACGGATCGAGCGCTTTGTGCGTCGTATTGCCTGAGGAGACAGGTTATGTCATTGCACGAGAATGAATCAACAACTGAGCTGCGCTGTGCACTGACCGGACGTCCACTGACACCCGAAGAGGCGTACTGGGCGCCGCCGTTGATCACGGCGCGCCAACTGATTACTGCGTTCTTCAAGACCCTGTTTACCAATCCCGCCGTACTGGGTGCAATCTTCCTGAGTGAATTGCCCGACGTTCCCTACGCCCCAGAAGCCCGTCCACTGCTTGCCCGGCGTCGTTCGGTTGAGCAGGCAAAATTGCTCAGTCTCCTGCTGGTGATAGCGGTGGTCGTCGTTGGTCTGATCTTCTGGCTGGTGGGTTAGGTTACGAGAGGCTTCTGCAGGGAGATGAGCAGGTAAGCGGTGAAGCACCAGCATCACACGGATGCACAGAACGCTTCAACCGAAGCAGGGAGAGGTGTGTTGCATCTTACGGGGTGCGGAAGCCATCCTTCCGCACTTCCCTTGCCTGGCACTGCCGGTGTATATGTATCACCAAAGTTGCTATCTTTGTCACCACAGAGACACGGATGACACAGAGGATGGATATACCCCTGGTGGCTACCGTGAGGTATGACGTAGCACGTCCGTGGAAACTTCGATTGCACTACCCGGTGTTAAGGGCAACGTCGTGCAGTTTAGCCTGACAGTCAGCCTCTATGGCCCGCTCACAATACAGGTGGCAACTTGAGTGATGTACACCAAATCTGGCAAGATGCAATGCGTAACACCTGATTCTCTGTTTCCTATGAAATATCCGCGTTTATCAGCCCAATCCGCGTCTATCCGTGTCCCGTATGTGATGACCACAGA
This genomic window from Chloroflexus aurantiacus J-10-fl contains:
- a CDS encoding aminotransferase class I/II-fold pyridoxal phosphate-dependent enzyme; the encoded protein is MTSQRIARRIRAVPPSGIRRFFDIAATMPDVISLGVGEPDFITPDQIRAAGQASIDRTTAYTSNSGLLELRVALAEHLARRYGVQYDPETELLITVGVSEAMLGAALALLDPDDEVLVPEPCFVAYPACVTFADARVVYVPTNVADGFQVSGAALEAAVTPRTKAILIGYPNNPTGAVLSRERLLEVAAVAERHDLIVISDEIYDRLVYGVEHTCFAALPGMRERTVLLGGFSKAYAMTGWRLGWLAAPAEITAAVRKFHQYAIMSAPTMSQYAGLEALLHGEEAVQAMVREYDRRRKVIVSGLNSIGLPTFEPQGAFYAFPQVGHLGLTSEAFCEQLLHSEQVAVVPGDAFGPSGAGFVRACYATALNKIEEALERIERFVRRIA